In Amaranthus tricolor cultivar Red isolate AtriRed21 chromosome 3, ASM2621246v1, whole genome shotgun sequence, a single window of DNA contains:
- the LOC130809207 gene encoding uncharacterized protein LOC130809207 isoform X2: MDEEKSQVLSKLEAAKRMAAEKDYAGARSRLLELHNQFPGERNLTAEIDDLEGAEIMNKWDKGISSFEQNSVFSSMEATRANENNAANPISFGLSPEKSSVFSRVTTGLKSDKDIYNIDGSKKGKVFEAGQIWAAYDGENLPRKYARINNVLEAPFRLDVTWLRPIPKTENEISWCEVGMPVVCGLFDLQEDENSMVDSTLFSHSVSCTANPTYDKFEILPQEDEVWSIYKNWKPLQWLKNPESRKGCSLQIVRVLEAYSDQEGVLVMPLVKVGGFDHIYKRQSETGLEGSFAVPANCLYQFSHQLPAHELEGGKLFGVYGGMSEQDVSTINLSTSQSPVSHVSSLNTRRSGSLKAEWTSEDVLASQVWALYDGFDKMPRIYAVVNKVFPSGAVEVTFLEPIPNPMDNEEISWMEEKLPVGCGIFKLGSRVSILPLNTLSHLVNCDRTTKNMLFRIYPKKGEIWAMYKNWNIRWKLQNLINCHCQIVEVISDFTDPFGMNTASLEEAPGFKTFYRKQLSDGFALHRVIPRSEMLSFSHRIEAFVVPGIEAHGIPECSWHLEPDALPTLVSK; this comes from the exons ATGGATGAAGAAAAATCACAAGTTCTGTCAAAACTTGAAGCTGCCAAGAGGATGGCTGCTGAAAAGGATTATGCGGGTGCAAGATCTCGGCTTCTTGAACTACACAATCAATTTCCAG GTGAAAGAAATCTAACAGCTGAAATTGATGATTTAGAGGGTGCTGAAATAATGAACAAATGGGATAAGGGAATCAGTTCTTTTGAACAGAATTCTGTTTTTTCCTCGATGGAGGCAACTCGGGCAAATGAAAATAATGCAGCAAACCCCATATCTTTTGGTCTTTCGCCTGAGAAATCATCCGTTTTTTCAAGAGTCACAACGGGTCTTAAGAGTGACAAAGATATCTACAACATCGATGGGTCAAAGAAGGGCAAAGTTTTTGAAGCGGGCCAAATTTGGGCTGCTTACGATGGTGAAAACTTGCCTCGAAAGTATGCTCGCATTAATAACGTCTTAGAAGCTCCGTTTAGGCTTGATGTTACTTGGCTACGACCAATTCCAAAAACCGAAAATGAAATAAGTTGGTGTGAGGTTGGGATGCCGGTGGTTTGTGGGTTATTTGACCTACAAGAGGATGAGAACTCTATGGTTGATTCTACTCTTTTCTCCCATTCGGTTTCTTGCACGGCCAATCCAACTTACGACAAATTTGAGATTCTTCCGCAAGAAGATGAAGTATGGTCAATTTATAAAAACTGGAAACCGTTACAATGGTTGAAAAACCCCGAATCTAGAAAAGGATGTAGTTTACAGATAGTACGGGTTCTTGAAGCGTACTCTGATCAGGAGGGCGTGTTGGTTATGCCGTTAGTCAAGGTTGGTGGGTTCGACCACATTTACAAGCGACAGTCTGAAACCGGTCTAGAAGGTTCTTTTGCGGTCCCTGCAAATTGCCTGTATCAATTTTCTCATCAACTTCCCGCACATGAGCTAGAAGGCGGGAAATTGTTTGGAGTTTATGGTGGAATGTCTGAGCAAGACGTTTCAACAATCAATCTATCGACGTCTCAGAGTCCTGTATCGCACGTATCATCGTTGAATACGAGGAGGAGTGGCTCGCTAAAAGCGGAATGGACTTCTGAAGATGTTTTGGCAAGTCAAGTATGGGCACTTTACGATGGTTTTGATAAGATGCCTAGGATATATGCAGTAGTAAATAAGGTGTTTCCGAGTGGAGCAGTGGAGGTGACGTTTTTGGAGCCGATTCCTAATCCTATGGATAACGAAGAAATTTCGTGGATGGAAGAGAAGTTGCCTGTCGGCTGTGGAATATTTAAACTCGGTTCCAGAGTTTCGATTCTTCCGTTGAATACTCTTTCTCATTTGGTAAACTGTGACCGAACTACTAAGAACATGTTGTTCAGAATTTACCCGAAAAAGGGTGAGATATGGGCAATGTATAAAAACtggaacataagatggaagctACAGAATCTTATCAATTGCCATTGTCAAATAGTTGAAGTAATTTCTGATTTTACAGACCCTTTTGGCATGAACACGGCTAGCTTAGAAGAAGCTCCCggatttaaaactttttatcGAAAGCAACTTAGTGACGGGTTTGCATTGCACCGAGTAATTCCAAGGTCGGAAATGCTTAGTTTTTCACATCGTATCGAGGCATTTGTAGTCCCGGGAATTGAGGCCCATGGTATACCTGAATGTTCTTGGCACCTAGAGCCTGATGCTCTGCCTACACTTGTTTCAAAATAA
- the LOC130809207 gene encoding uncharacterized protein LOC130809207 isoform X1, which translates to MDEEKSQVLSKLEAAKRMAAEKDYAGARSRLLELHNQFPGSKNISQMITVCDILFASELTTLDGQTDWYWVLQLSPAATISQLRLRYNKFTALLEGVKGEFPGTVSALKLVHDAYDVLSTPPKSLIFNSKRLTSAAFDCNLNQELNCSLVCENIGSKDVEEGFVRVGERNLTAEIDDLEGAEIMNKWDKGISSFEQNSVFSSMEATRANENNAANPISFGLSPEKSSVFSRVTTGLKSDKDIYNIDGSKKGKVFEAGQIWAAYDGENLPRKYARINNVLEAPFRLDVTWLRPIPKTENEISWCEVGMPVVCGLFDLQEDENSMVDSTLFSHSVSCTANPTYDKFEILPQEDEVWSIYKNWKPLQWLKNPESRKGCSLQIVRVLEAYSDQEGVLVMPLVKVGGFDHIYKRQSETGLEGSFAVPANCLYQFSHQLPAHELEGGKLFGVYGGMSEQDVSTINLSTSQSPVSHVSSLNTRRSGSLKAEWTSEDVLASQVWALYDGFDKMPRIYAVVNKVFPSGAVEVTFLEPIPNPMDNEEISWMEEKLPVGCGIFKLGSRVSILPLNTLSHLVNCDRTTKNMLFRIYPKKGEIWAMYKNWNIRWKLQNLINCHCQIVEVISDFTDPFGMNTASLEEAPGFKTFYRKQLSDGFALHRVIPRSEMLSFSHRIEAFVVPGIEAHGIPECSWHLEPDALPTLVSK; encoded by the coding sequence ATGGATGAAGAAAAATCACAAGTTCTGTCAAAACTTGAAGCTGCCAAGAGGATGGCTGCTGAAAAGGATTATGCGGGTGCAAGATCTCGGCTTCTTGAACTACACAATCAATTTCCAGGTTCGAAAAATATTTCGCAGATGATAACTGTGTGTGACATCTTATTTGCATCAGAATTAACTACCTTAGATGGCCAAACGGACTGGTACTGGGTTCTTCAACTTAGTCCAGCAGCTACGATTTCTCAACTAAGATTGAGATACAATAAATTTACCGCCCTCTTGGAAGGGGTTAAGGGTGAATTTCCCGGGACTGTTTCTGCATTGAAGCTAGTTCACGATGCATATGACGTCCTTTCGACCCCACCAAAGTCTTTGATATTTAACTCAAAAAGGCTGACAAGCGCAGCTTTTGACTGTAATCTGAATCAAGAACTAAACTGTTCGCTTGTTTGCGAAAATATCGGTTCCAAAGACGTTGAAGAAGGTTTCGTACGTGTAGGTGAAAGAAATCTAACAGCTGAAATTGATGATTTAGAGGGTGCTGAAATAATGAACAAATGGGATAAGGGAATCAGTTCTTTTGAACAGAATTCTGTTTTTTCCTCGATGGAGGCAACTCGGGCAAATGAAAATAATGCAGCAAACCCCATATCTTTTGGTCTTTCGCCTGAGAAATCATCCGTTTTTTCAAGAGTCACAACGGGTCTTAAGAGTGACAAAGATATCTACAACATCGATGGGTCAAAGAAGGGCAAAGTTTTTGAAGCGGGCCAAATTTGGGCTGCTTACGATGGTGAAAACTTGCCTCGAAAGTATGCTCGCATTAATAACGTCTTAGAAGCTCCGTTTAGGCTTGATGTTACTTGGCTACGACCAATTCCAAAAACCGAAAATGAAATAAGTTGGTGTGAGGTTGGGATGCCGGTGGTTTGTGGGTTATTTGACCTACAAGAGGATGAGAACTCTATGGTTGATTCTACTCTTTTCTCCCATTCGGTTTCTTGCACGGCCAATCCAACTTACGACAAATTTGAGATTCTTCCGCAAGAAGATGAAGTATGGTCAATTTATAAAAACTGGAAACCGTTACAATGGTTGAAAAACCCCGAATCTAGAAAAGGATGTAGTTTACAGATAGTACGGGTTCTTGAAGCGTACTCTGATCAGGAGGGCGTGTTGGTTATGCCGTTAGTCAAGGTTGGTGGGTTCGACCACATTTACAAGCGACAGTCTGAAACCGGTCTAGAAGGTTCTTTTGCGGTCCCTGCAAATTGCCTGTATCAATTTTCTCATCAACTTCCCGCACATGAGCTAGAAGGCGGGAAATTGTTTGGAGTTTATGGTGGAATGTCTGAGCAAGACGTTTCAACAATCAATCTATCGACGTCTCAGAGTCCTGTATCGCACGTATCATCGTTGAATACGAGGAGGAGTGGCTCGCTAAAAGCGGAATGGACTTCTGAAGATGTTTTGGCAAGTCAAGTATGGGCACTTTACGATGGTTTTGATAAGATGCCTAGGATATATGCAGTAGTAAATAAGGTGTTTCCGAGTGGAGCAGTGGAGGTGACGTTTTTGGAGCCGATTCCTAATCCTATGGATAACGAAGAAATTTCGTGGATGGAAGAGAAGTTGCCTGTCGGCTGTGGAATATTTAAACTCGGTTCCAGAGTTTCGATTCTTCCGTTGAATACTCTTTCTCATTTGGTAAACTGTGACCGAACTACTAAGAACATGTTGTTCAGAATTTACCCGAAAAAGGGTGAGATATGGGCAATGTATAAAAACtggaacataagatggaagctACAGAATCTTATCAATTGCCATTGTCAAATAGTTGAAGTAATTTCTGATTTTACAGACCCTTTTGGCATGAACACGGCTAGCTTAGAAGAAGCTCCCggatttaaaactttttatcGAAAGCAACTTAGTGACGGGTTTGCATTGCACCGAGTAATTCCAAGGTCGGAAATGCTTAGTTTTTCACATCGTATCGAGGCATTTGTAGTCCCGGGAATTGAGGCCCATGGTATACCTGAATGTTCTTGGCACCTAGAGCCTGATGCTCTGCCTACACTTGTTTCAAAATAA
- the LOC130809205 gene encoding WRKY transcription factor 44-like → MEVKEIDRVIISKPVASRPNCTGFRLELLAGPINASLPPETAAAATRPKTVRPTTSQVKPTSEIQVDTSEAAFDCSSTSISRVHNQSNIFKPLAKSVSKATISLLANLSSSGISHQQALSQFGVSAKLDKLQIFSNQHSNNLSFVELSKSIEPPTIAPQMLDEELRMMASSTAGINKRSCDGYNWRKYGQKQVKGSEFPRSYFKCTYPKCPMKKKVERSLDGQITEIVYKGEHNHPKPDHPKRNVSQVQESAIAGTDQDHSISDPKHDNLCDEIEGFERQMENENSLMTSKQALFPGNYVPLFYNSVDTEECSAGDRAIVDPAGIGRGCEEADQPTKVDDNGTKNKRRKQDKQNNDTGKSGEGVIEPCILVHNNSEPEIMGDGFRWRKYGQKVVRRNPYPRSYYRCTSPKCNVRKHVERAMDDPGTFITTYEGRHNHEMSMKTTNNSTTEPETQVLTIKDKQ, encoded by the exons ATGGAGGTAAAGGAAATAGATCGAGTGATCATATCAAAGCCAGTTGCTTCAAGGCCTAATTGTACTGGCTTTAGACTAGAGCTTCTTGCTGGTCCTATCAATGCCTCATTGCCACCAGAAACAGCGGCTGCTGCGACCAGGCCCAAAACAGTGAGACCCACAACTAGTCAGGTTAAACCTACCAGTGAAATTCAG GTTGACACTTCTGAAGCAGCTTTTGATTGTTCATCTACTAGTATCTCCAGAGTCCATAATCAATCAAACATCTTCAAACCACTGGCAAAGTCTGTTTCTAAGGCAACTATTTCTCTTTTGGCCAATCTG AGCAGTTCTGGAATTTCCCATCAACAAGCATTATCTCAGTTTGGTGTGTCTGCAAAACTGGACAAACTTCAAATTTTCTCAAATCAGCATTCAAATAATCTGTCATTTGTGGAGCTGTCTAAATCCATTGAGCCCCCTACAATAGCACCACAGATGCTAGATGAAGAGCTTAGAATGATGGCATCTTCTACAGCCGGGATCAATAAACGCTCATGTGACGGGTATAATTGGCGAAAATATGGGCAAAAGCAAGTCAAGGGTAGCGAGTTTCCAAGAAGTTACTTTAAGTGTACTTATCCAAAGTGTccaatgaaaaagaaggttgaGAGATCATTAGATGGACAGATAACAGAAATTGTCTACAAAGGAGAGCATAACCATCCGAAGCCAGATCATCCCAAACGCAATGTATCACAAGTGCAAGAATCGGCAATCGCTGGGACTGATCAAGATCACAGTATCAGTGACCCCAAGCATGACAATCTTTGTGATGAAATTGAAGGTTTTGAGAGACAGATGGAGAATGAAAATTCATTGATGACTTCCAAGCAGGCTTTGTTCCCTGGAAACTATGTCCCACTATTTTATAATTCTGTTGATACAGAAGAGTGCAGTGCTGGTGACAGGGCTATTGTGGATCCAGCTGGAATTGGCAGGGGTTGTGAAGAAGCGGACCAGCCAACGAAGGTTGATGATAATGGAACCAAAAATAAGCGAAG GAAACAGGACAAGCAAAACAATGATACAGGCAAATCAGGTGAAGGTGTAATAGAGCCTTGTATATTGGTGCATAATAACTCTGAGCCTGAGATAATGGGGGATGGCTTTCGTTGGAGAAAATATGGGCAGAAGGTAGTGAGACGAAATCCTTACCCCAG AAGCTACTATCGTTGCACCAGCCCCAAATGTAATGTACGGAAACATGTTGAAAGAGCGATGGATGATCCGGGAACCTTCATCACAACCTATGAAGGAAGGCATAACCATGAAATGTCGATGAAGACTACGAACAATTCAACAACAGAGCCAGAGACACAAGTCCTTACTATAAAAGATAAGCAATAA